Proteins from one Procambarus clarkii isolate CNS0578487 chromosome 40, FALCON_Pclarkii_2.0, whole genome shotgun sequence genomic window:
- the LOC138372846 gene encoding serine/arginine repetitive matrix protein 5-like: MIQRSPGLSSEDGFPGCKLGVHGCYNPQNAISHTMCQYEAKVSVQRYQSRGISPEESVQRYQSRGISQSRGISLKVSVQRYQSRGISPEVSVQRYQSRGISPERYQSRGISPEVSVQRYQSRGISPEVSVQRYQSRGISPEVSVQRYQSRGISPEVSVQRYQSRGISPEVSVQRYQSRGISPEVLVQRYQSRGISPEVSVQRYQSRGISPEVLVQRGISPEVSVQRYQSRGISPEVLVQRYQSRGISPEVLVQRYQSRGISPEVSVQRYQSRGISPEVSVQRYQSRGISPEVSVQRY, translated from the exons ATGATCCAGAGGTCACCTGGGCTGAGCTCTGAAGATGGCTTCCCTGGGTGTAAACTTGGAGTTCATGGGTGTTACAATCCACAGAATGCAATTTCACATACAATGTGCCAGTATGAGGCAA AGGTATCAGTCCAGAGGTATCAGTCCAGAGGTATTAGTCCAGAGGAATCAGTCCAGAGGTATCAGTCCAGAGGTATTAGTCAGTCCAGAGGTATCAGTCTAAAGGTATCAGTCCAGAGGTATCAGTCCAGAGGTATCAGTCCAGAGGTATCAGTCCAGAGGTATCAGTCCAGAGGTATTAGTCCAGAG AGGTATCAGTCTAGAGGTATTAGTCCAGAGGTATCAGTCCAGAGGTATCAGTCCAGAGGTATCAGTCCAGAGGTATCAGTCCAGAGGTATCAGTCTAGAGGTATTAGTCCAGAGGTATCAGTCCAGAGGTATCAGTCCAGAGGTATCAGTCCAGAGGTATCAGTCCAGAGGTATCAGTCCAGAGGTATCAGTCCAGAGGTATCAGTCCAGAGGTATCAGTCTAGAGGTATTAGTCCAGAGGTATTAGTCCAGAGGTATCAGTCCAGAGGTATCAGTCCAGAGGTATCAGTCCAGAGGTATCAGTCCAGAGGTATCAGTCCAGAGGTATTAGTCCAGAG AGGTATCAGTCCAGAGGTATCAGTCCAGAGGTATCAGTCCAGAGGTATCAGTCCAGAGGTATTAGTCCAGAGGTATCAGTCCAGAGGTATCAGTCCAGAGGTATTAGTCCAGAGGTATCAGTCCAGAGGTATCAGTCCAGAGGTATCAGTCCAGAGGTATCAGTCCAGAGGTATTAGTCCAGAGGTATCAGTCCAGAGGTATCAGTCCAGAGGTATTAGTCCAGAGGTATCAGTCCAGAGGTATTAG